In Ruania zhangjianzhongii, the following proteins share a genomic window:
- a CDS encoding dihydrodipicolinate synthase family protein, with protein MTTDLDGVTAVLITAYREGTAQVDEDTVTAIAARAAAAGVPVLTALGNTAEVQQLGPDERLAVLRAVAAVDQPVTRIAGVCGGMPTMLSEIETARELGYHAAMVHEPADPFGDPDSLTSFYRQLAQTSALPTVLYLRSTRLQPTHLAELAALPAVVGVKYARNDLHTLATLLAGPAGEQCTWINGLAESAVASFGALGVTSFTSGIANARPDIALAVHRAVTDGDLGQLRDLVRDFVEPVEALRAEHGGRYNVATIKQLLRWQGIEAGGVRPPHAELDEDARSRLGVVRSTATTAGSPR; from the coding sequence GTGACTACCGACCTCGACGGCGTCACCGCCGTGCTCATCACCGCTTACCGCGAGGGTACCGCGCAGGTCGACGAGGACACCGTCACCGCTATCGCCGCTCGGGCCGCTGCGGCCGGTGTCCCGGTGCTGACGGCGCTCGGCAACACGGCGGAGGTCCAGCAGCTCGGGCCGGATGAGCGACTGGCGGTGCTGAGGGCGGTGGCGGCAGTCGACCAGCCGGTCACTCGAATCGCCGGAGTCTGCGGCGGCATGCCGACGATGCTGTCCGAGATCGAGACGGCCCGGGAGCTGGGCTACCACGCCGCTATGGTGCACGAACCCGCAGACCCGTTCGGCGATCCGGACAGCCTGACCTCCTTCTACCGGCAGCTGGCCCAGACCTCGGCCCTGCCGACCGTCCTCTATCTGCGATCCACCCGGCTGCAGCCAACCCACCTCGCCGAGCTGGCCGCGCTCCCGGCGGTCGTCGGCGTCAAGTACGCCCGCAACGACCTGCACACGCTGGCCACGCTGCTGGCCGGACCGGCAGGCGAGCAATGCACCTGGATCAACGGGCTCGCGGAGTCGGCAGTGGCGTCCTTCGGCGCGCTGGGCGTGACGTCGTTCACGTCTGGTATCGCGAACGCCCGCCCGGACATCGCCCTCGCCGTGCACCGAGCGGTCACCGACGGTGACCTCGGCCAGCTCCGTGACCTGGTGCGTGACTTCGTGGAACCGGTCGAAGCACTCCGCGCCGAGCACGGTGGGCGGTACAACGTCGCGACGATCAAGCAGCTGCTGCGCTGGCAGGGGATCGAGGCTGGTGGAGTGCGCCCCCCGCACGCCGAGCTCGACGAGGACGCACGCTCCCGGCTCGGCGTCGTCCGGTCCACGGCCACCACTGCGGGAAGCCCGCGCTGA